CCGATGCTCCGATTTTAGCAATGATAGACTGCCCATTTCATTGCTGAAATCAAGAAAGGATTCATCCAGAAACCAGGTTATTTCGGGTGCTGCCGCTGCCACCATAGCACTAATCATAACCTTGGAATAAACCTGACCGGTGGGATTATTGGGATTACATAAAAAAACAGCCTGCGGTTTTTCCTTCTCAATCAGCGCGTTCAAGATCTGGGGATTAATCGCAAAATCATCTTCCGCGGTTAAAACATAATGACTCACTTCCCAACCATAAAGTTTAAGCGCGCGTTCATATTCATTAAACGTCGGCTGAATAATTAACGCTTTTGCCGGACCCATACTTCTGGCAAAAAGATAAATCAATTCAATCGCACCATTGCCAAGAATCACGTTTTCCGGCTCGACATCCAAATCCGCAGCGATTTTTTTTATTGCCGACGCCCCGCTAATCTCCGGATATTTCACCAGTTCTGTGATCCCCGCAACAAGCTTTTCCCGGATTCCGTCAGGAATCCCCAAAGGATTAATATTGACGCTAAAATCCCGCATTTTTTGATTTTTTCCCTGATACCCACCATGTTTATTCATCTCACTACTCCAGCTTTCCTGATTTTATGATCTGCCAATTGCCACCTAAAAAGAATAAAGTAAAATTACCACTAAAGTACTAACCACCATCACCACGACTTCGCTGCCGTACATAATGCTGATGGTTTCTCTGATATCGAGAATTTCCAGCGGTGTTTTGGCATCCCCAATCGTCGGTTTTTCCAACACCTCGCCAAAATACTGGTTGGTTCCCCCCAGCTGTATTCCCAATAAGCCCGCCACCACCGATTCCGGATGCGCAGAATTGGGACTTTTATGATTGTGTCGATCACGTTTAAAAACCCGACACCCTTCATTATAGGTATAACCTAAAAACAACCCCGCCACAAGCATAAAGAGACTGCCGATTCGAGCCGGAATCAGGTTAACCAGATCATCAAATTTCGCCGAAGCGTACCCAAAATCCCGATACGGTTCCTGAATATAACCAACCATTGAATCCAACGTATTAACCGCCTTATAAAGCATCACCAGCATCACGGGATTCAGCCAGGGCACCGGCAGCAAAGCTCCCAGCAGCATATAAAAAATCGGTGCCAGTACCCCATCGATGGTATTTTCTGCCGTTGTTTCCACCGTCGCACGAATAATTTCGGTTTCTGAAAGTGCCGAGGTATCGCGCCCTACTAAATAACCGACCTGAACCCGAGATTCTTTAAGATCCCCTCCGATTAAGGCCGTCATCACTTTACGCACTTCAACAGCCAGCGTTTTAGCTGCCAGAGCAGTGACAATCAAATACAGATTAAGCAACACGTATAAGTAAATACTGATGGTATAACATAACCATTGCAATCCAAATACAATCGCTGCCGTTAAACTCAGCACGAGAATCAACAGCAAAAAACCTTTTGCTTTCCGATGTTTTCCACGATTTAATTTTTTATTTAGAAAGCTAATGGTTTTTCCAATCGCGATGATGGGATGCGGCATCCAGGTCGGATCTCCGATCAGCCAATCAATCACCACGCCAATAATAATCAGTAAAAACCAAAAGCCTCCCCCTAAACCCAGGGGAAGTCCTTCAATTAAATTCAATTTTCTATTTCTCCAATAATTCCCATTATTTTTTTCATATCTAAACTCGCTTCTACCGTTTCCGCCAGAAGGTCATATTGCTCATTTTTAAAGGCTTTAAAATCAAACGCCGCGGGACCGGCGGCCAGATTCTTTTTACTGCGCAAGGTCTCAATAATTTTTTCTCTAAACGCATCATTATCAAAAATACCATGCAGATAGGTTCCCATGACAGTGCCATCTTCGGCAATAACCCCATCGACGGTACCATCGGCAAGAATTGCAAAGGGCTTCGCATTATCCAGTGCTTGACTTTCACCCATATGAATTTCATAACCTTCCACTGCCAGATCAACCAATGCCATTCCCATAAAATCACCCTGGACTTTGCCAGTGGTCCGAACGGTTCGTTTTTCCGCTCCGATCGTTGTGACAATATTTAATAATCCCAAACCGGCGATACTACCCTTGGTCGATTCAACCTGCAATGGATCACGAATTTCTTTCCCTAACAGTTGATATCCCCCACAAACGCCTACAATCGGAACGCCACAATCATGAATGCGGCGGATTTCTTCACCCATCTTGCTTTCAATCACATGACAGGTGTCATCGATGGTGTTTTTACTGCCGGGAATCACCAATAAATCGGGATTAGCCAGTTGCAGTTCGCGCTGATTCCGGTAATATTCGACATTAACATCGGGGTGCATCTCAAAAGCGGTACAATCGGTAAAATTAGACAGATGCGGCAAATATACCACCCCAATGGTAATTAACCCTTCGGTATGTTTGTCAAAACGTTCGGTAACACTATCTTCATCATCGATCACAAATCGTTTGTACGGAATAACCCCCAGACAGGGAATATTAATTTTTTCTTCAATCATTTTTATGCCCGGTTTTAACAATTCGACATCGCCCCGGAATTTATTAATGATAAATCCCTTGACCCGTTTTTGTTCTTCCGGTTCCAATAACATAATTGTACCATAAATCGAAGCAAAAACGCCACCCTTGTCAATATCACCAATCAGAACGACCGGTGCGTCAACCAACTCTGCCAGTCCCATATTGACGATATCATTATCCCGCAGATTAATTTCAGCCGGGCTGCCAGCCCCTTCAATCACAATCACATCTTTTTCTTTCGCCAGCGTCTCGTAGGCGGATACAACAATCTCCACCAGCTTGGGTTTGTGAGCATGATAATCCATCGCATCCATATTGAATTCGGCTTTGCCCATCAAAATCACCTGACACCCAACATCGGAGTTCGGTTTTAGTAACACCGGATTCATTTCAACCTGAGGTTCGATCCGGGCGCACTCGGCCTGAACAACCTGGGCCCGCCCCATTTCTTTGCCATCTTCAGTGATAAATGAATTAAGTGCCATATTCTGCGATTTGTAGGGTGCCACCTGATAACCGTGATTATCTAAAATTCGACACATGGCTGCAGTTACAAGACTTTTTCCAACTGAAGAACCGGTGCCCATAAACATAATATTTTTTGCCATGTTTGCTCCTTCTTGTCTTAACTTTCTATGGTAAATTATTTTTAGACCGTTTTTACTTTGTTTAACAACTAACAAATCACCTTGCTCGTCTTTTTTAAGGCATAGATGATCACGTCTTCGACCGCTGACACAACTTTGGGATAAGCGATAACCGGTCTTTTAATAAACAAAATTTTGGCATTAACTTGTCGTGCTGCTGCGACTTTTTCTTTAATCCCACCGACATCACCGCTATCCTTGGTTACTATAAAACCAATTTTGTATTCTTTCATGGTCGCGACATTCATCGCGACTGAAAACGGCCCCTGAAGGGCCAAAATATGCCGCGGTTTATAACCCAACGTTTCGCATTTTGATAACACCCCGGCGGTCGGAAGGACCCGGATATATGTGCGCTCTTTAGGCAAACCTTCAAAAGCCTCCAATTGTCGGCTGCCGGTTGTGAGTAAAATATTGCGATCACTTTTACCCATGGCGCCAATCAAATAATCTCTGGCTTCTTCGTAGGTCTGATAGGCCATAATATCTTCACCATCATCAATATGCGAGGGCCGTTCGAGACGAATATAATCGATATTAAGCGCCTCGCAGGCCCAAATAGCATTTTCTGAAATTTCACGGGCATAAGGATGGGTAGCGTCAATACATAAACTGATATTATAAATGGTCAGATTTTCGCGCAGCGTACTGGCATCCAACTGACCTGAAATTTTTGTCAACAAGGGATTTTCGGACATCTGATCGGTAGCGATATTGGTAACTGATGAATAACAGACAGCTCGCCCTTCTTCAAGCAAAAGATCTGTTAATATTCGACTGTCAAGGGTTCCTCCCAATACAAGAATCAAAGCTGATACCCTCTTGGCGTGATCATTTTAAGTTGGTCCCGGGTAACATAGGATTTTGAATTGCCGATAATGACCATCGAAAACATATCAATATCCGCCTCATGCAATTTTTTAAGCGTTGTAATTACGTAGGATTCGTCTTTACGTTTGGCATTCCGAACAATTCCCACCGGTGTTTCCGGCGCTTTATATTCCAGCAGAATCTTTTGAGCACTTTCGATATTGTGCGGCCGACCTTTACTTTTAGGGTTATAAAGACTGACAATAAAATCACCTTGACCGGCGCAATGAAGCCGTTTTTCAATCACGGCCCAATCTGTCAGCAGATCACTGAGACTGATCACTGCATAGTCATGCATTAACGGCGCCCCAAGCGTTGCTGCCGCCGCGTTGGCCGCTGAAATACCAGGGATGATCTCGACTTCCACATCACTGTTTTTCGCTTCCACAATTTCTAACATGATTCCGGCCATCCCAAATACCCCGGCATCACCACTGCTAACC
This is a stretch of genomic DNA from Acetobacterium woodii DSM 1030. It encodes these proteins:
- the cobJ gene encoding precorrin-3B C(17)-methyltransferase, yielding MSKIYVTGIGPGLYEHMTEAAKASLADADIIVGYKTYIDIIADLIGDKEVLSSGMRREIDRCEKALELAEQGKKICLVSSGDAGVFGMAGIMLEIVEAKNSDVEVEIIPGISAANAAAATLGAPLMHDYAVISLSDLLTDWAVIEKRLHCAGQGDFIVSLYNPKSKGRPHNIESAQKILLEYKAPETPVGIVRNAKRKDESYVITTLKKLHEADIDMFSMVIIGNSKSYVTRDQLKMITPRGYQL
- the cobK gene encoding precorrin-6A reductase; translation: MILVLGGTLDSRILTDLLLEEGRAVCYSSVTNIATDQMSENPLLTKISGQLDASTLRENLTIYNISLCIDATHPYAREISENAIWACEALNIDYIRLERPSHIDDGEDIMAYQTYEEARDYLIGAMGKSDRNILLTTGSRQLEAFEGLPKERTYIRVLPTAGVLSKCETLGYKPRHILALQGPFSVAMNVATMKEYKIGFIVTKDSGDVGGIKEKVAAARQVNAKILFIKRPVIAYPKVVSAVEDVIIYALKKTSKVIC
- the cbiB gene encoding adenosylcobinamide-phosphate synthase CbiB, whose translation is MNLIEGLPLGLGGGFWFLLIIIGVVIDWLIGDPTWMPHPIIAIGKTISFLNKKLNRGKHRKAKGFLLLILVLSLTAAIVFGLQWLCYTISIYLYVLLNLYLIVTALAAKTLAVEVRKVMTALIGGDLKESRVQVGYLVGRDTSALSETEIIRATVETTAENTIDGVLAPIFYMLLGALLPVPWLNPVMLVMLYKAVNTLDSMVGYIQEPYRDFGYASAKFDDLVNLIPARIGSLFMLVAGLFLGYTYNEGCRVFKRDRHNHKSPNSAHPESVVAGLLGIQLGGTNQYFGEVLEKPTIGDAKTPLEILDIRETISIMYGSEVVVMVVSTLVVILLYSF
- a CDS encoding cobyric acid synthase, giving the protein MAKNIMFMGTGSSVGKSLVTAAMCRILDNHGYQVAPYKSQNMALNSFITEDGKEMGRAQVVQAECARIEPQVEMNPVLLKPNSDVGCQVILMGKAEFNMDAMDYHAHKPKLVEIVVSAYETLAKEKDVIVIEGAGSPAEINLRDNDIVNMGLAELVDAPVVLIGDIDKGGVFASIYGTIMLLEPEEQKRVKGFIINKFRGDVELLKPGIKMIEEKINIPCLGVIPYKRFVIDDEDSVTERFDKHTEGLITIGVVYLPHLSNFTDCTAFEMHPDVNVEYYRNQRELQLANPDLLVIPGSKNTIDDTCHVIESKMGEEIRRIHDCGVPIVGVCGGYQLLGKEIRDPLQVESTKGSIAGLGLLNIVTTIGAEKRTVRTTGKVQGDFMGMALVDLAVEGYEIHMGESQALDNAKPFAILADGTVDGVIAEDGTVMGTYLHGIFDNDAFREKIIETLRSKKNLAAGPAAFDFKAFKNEQYDLLAETVEASLDMKKIMGIIGEIEN
- a CDS encoding pyridoxal phosphate-dependent aminotransferase — encoded protein: MNKHGGYQGKNQKMRDFSVNINPLGIPDGIREKLVAGITELVKYPEISGASAIKKIAADLDVEPENVILGNGAIELIYLFARSMGPAKALIIQPTFNEYERALKLYGWEVSHYVLTAEDDFAINPQILNALIEKEKPQAVFLCNPNNPTGQVYSKVMISAMVAAAAPEITWFLDESFLDFSNEMGSLSLLKSEHRGIFILKSLTKFYALPGLRIGYGVAKPTIIKKMERFKEPWTINTLGLIAVTAVYDETAYAEKTKAYITKERQRVYHELAQIDGIKVFKSNTDFHLCRLLQGTVNQLQVDLEEAGMALRTCEDFIGLDSSYFRIAIKKAEDNNKLLTFLKNWRN